Proteins encoded within one genomic window of Edaphobacter lichenicola:
- a CDS encoding class I SAM-dependent methyltransferase produces the protein MGIALVRELADAVGMMFSSGSSRFGLGGVLLWLALMVGFSVPAGGQTGAAAGQDVTQRPTSTPYSGDLSIFEYPDRDKKLQIDRVMDLLGIVAGKNVADIGAGSGWFTVRASRRVGPTGVVIAEDINPLAVEYIGKRAFKEDLSNVRTVLGSPDDPRLPSGSVDAVLMLKVYHEIAHPVSTMKVLQKALRPGAKVGIIDRNGNGADHGLNHEVVVKEMEQAGYKLVGTYDFTKADGQDYFLIFQVR, from the coding sequence ATGGGAATTGCCCTCGTGCGTGAATTGGCGGATGCTGTTGGGATGATGTTTTCGAGCGGCTCTTCGCGGTTTGGGCTGGGTGGGGTTCTTCTTTGGCTGGCCTTGATGGTTGGGTTTAGTGTGCCTGCCGGAGGTCAGACTGGCGCAGCGGCTGGGCAGGATGTAACGCAGCGGCCTACGAGTACTCCTTACTCTGGCGACCTTTCCATCTTTGAGTATCCGGACCGCGATAAGAAGCTGCAGATCGATCGCGTGATGGACCTGCTTGGAATTGTCGCGGGGAAGAATGTTGCGGATATCGGTGCAGGCTCGGGGTGGTTTACGGTGCGTGCGTCACGCAGGGTAGGACCAACGGGCGTTGTGATTGCGGAGGATATTAATCCGTTGGCGGTCGAATACATCGGCAAGAGGGCGTTTAAGGAAGATCTGTCGAATGTGCGGACGGTGCTAGGGAGCCCGGACGATCCGCGGCTACCCTCGGGCAGCGTGGACGCGGTGCTGATGCTGAAGGTCTATCACGAGATCGCGCACCCTGTGTCGACGATGAAGGTGCTGCAAAAGGCTTTGCGGCCGGGGGCTAAGGTGGGGATCATCGACCGCAACGGCAACGGAGCTGATCATGGTTTGAACCACGAGGTCGTGGTGAAAGAGATGGAGCAGGCTGGGTACAAGCTGGTCGGGACCTATGACTTTACCAAGGCAGACGGGCAGGACTACTTCCTGATCTTCCAGGTTCGGTGA
- a CDS encoding radical SAM protein, with amino-acid sequence MSSAPTTAVVNGSRPMTARRRWKAVTRKLRELGSISSAVMSTAHPYMAHIVPMRRCNLACTYCNEYDDHSDPVPLEEMLRRIDHLGRLGTSVITISGGEPLLHPELDQIIARIRKTGAIAGMITNGYLLMPDRIERLNKAGLDHMQISIDNVMPDEVSKKSLKVLDKKLQMLAEHADFHVNINSVVGGGIANPNDALTVSERALALGFSSTIGIIHDGSGQLKPLGEAERTVWDKVRNLTRRNYSRFNHFQEAIANGKTNDWRCRAGGRYLYICENGLVHYCSQQRGYPGVPLAQYQTADVKREFLTEKSCAPSCTISCVHQVSYIDHWRAPQTSSVTPGASGHGADAELVQIR; translated from the coding sequence ATGTCTTCTGCTCCTACAACTGCCGTGGTGAATGGCAGCCGTCCGATGACTGCCAGGCGCCGCTGGAAGGCAGTGACGCGCAAGCTGCGTGAGCTGGGTTCGATCAGTTCGGCGGTGATGTCGACCGCGCATCCGTATATGGCGCACATTGTGCCGATGCGGCGATGCAACCTGGCGTGCACCTACTGCAATGAGTACGACGACCACTCGGACCCTGTGCCGCTGGAGGAGATGCTGCGACGCATCGACCATCTGGGGCGGCTGGGGACCTCGGTGATCACGATCTCGGGCGGCGAGCCGCTGCTGCATCCGGAACTGGACCAGATTATCGCTCGCATCCGGAAGACCGGCGCGATTGCCGGGATGATCACGAATGGCTATCTGCTGATGCCGGACAGGATTGAAAGGCTGAATAAGGCCGGGCTCGATCATATGCAGATCTCTATCGACAACGTGATGCCGGATGAGGTCTCGAAGAAGAGCCTGAAGGTGCTGGACAAGAAGCTGCAGATGCTGGCGGAGCACGCGGACTTTCACGTGAATATCAACTCGGTGGTTGGCGGCGGGATTGCGAATCCAAACGACGCGCTGACGGTGAGTGAGCGGGCGCTGGCGCTGGGGTTCAGCTCGACGATTGGGATCATTCACGATGGCAGCGGGCAGTTGAAGCCGTTGGGCGAGGCCGAGCGCACGGTCTGGGATAAGGTGCGTAACCTGACCCGGCGGAACTACTCGCGGTTCAATCACTTCCAGGAGGCGATCGCCAATGGGAAGACGAATGACTGGCGTTGCCGGGCGGGCGGGCGGTATCTGTATATCTGCGAGAACGGGTTGGTGCACTATTGCAGCCAGCAGCGTGGGTATCCGGGGGTGCCGCTGGCGCAGTATCAGACTGCCGATGTGAAGCGGGAGTTTTTGACGGAGAAGAGCTGCGCTCCGAGCTGCACGATCAGTTGTGTGCACCAGGTGAGCTACATCGACCACTGGCGCGCGCCGCAGACCTCGTCGGTGACGCCGGGCGCATCGGGGCATGGGGCTGACGCGGAGCTGGTACAGATTCGTTGA